One Blattabacterium cuenoti DNA window includes the following coding sequences:
- a CDS encoding 4Fe-4S dicluster domain-containing protein translates to MINNNKEKKFSLKKFFNDKSTRRDFLKWIGFSTASVTLAACKGPVIKSIPYIVKPDEITLGEPTYYASTMIDSFDIGCVLVKTREGRPIKIEPNPTSTYFNTVSVRIQSSLLSLYDEERLKYPYMKGKRSNWKSIDNYIINNLKHLKKTKKKIIFISPSFPSISTKKLINDFKKNYPNTIWIIYDPISYSNALNASKKIFGVRSFPFFDIKNIKLIVSFDADFLGDWYPDSMVKIYSKNRSPNKNMLKHIHIESNMSISGSNADIRISKKPSEIKEMLFDIYQYIVLEKKTIKDKKILRIANLIKKFGNNSVIFSDGDQESYELSFLINKKLNSNAIKNNKYFLSKDSDNDKIKSFIKNSYKENIGALFIYDTNPIYSLPYQLSDQFKNLIKKIPMTVSFSMNKNETNNLMDIIAPIPHWLESWGDTNPVSNYYTLIQPTIKNIFNTRQFQDSLIIWGKIKVKNYYEYLKNEWENNIIPKSNYSSFNEALFYGYLNVKNTIINKKNNNKKYIIYYIKKNENKINDNLLELRLYTKIGIGDGSQYNNPWIQEFPDPITRTTWGNYLTISYDDAVKRNLKNWYRTDGSLNGNCINLIKNKKILIKNIPILIQPGQSNGSIGLSFGYGQKIGKLTDLCQGINSYKIYENFNLNQYNVQIEKTDKLHKFACIQSQNISLDRNLIKEINLNTFLNFPKNVWNKKENSQFKDKFLENKKEGHHFNLSIDLNACIGCGACVIACHSENNVPVVGRNEIEKSRDMHWIRIDRYYSNNNINYDNTSNKNKISHTNTKVSFQPIMCQHCEYAPCETVCPVGATSHSLQGQNMMTYNRCVGTRYCANNCPYKVRRFNWFNYTNNQKFDFNMNNTLGKMVLNPDVVIRSRGVMEKCSLCIQKTQYVIGKAKKEKRKIKDEEFKTACSIACPTDAITFGDINDKNSEILKKLNNSRSYKLLDFIGVNPNVNYLLKIVNDE, encoded by the coding sequence ATGATTAATAATAATAAAGAAAAAAAATTTTCGTTAAAAAAATTTTTTAATGATAAAAGTACGAGAAGAGATTTTTTAAAATGGATTGGATTTAGTACCGCTTCAGTCACTTTAGCAGCTTGTAAAGGTCCAGTAATAAAATCAATTCCTTATATAGTAAAACCAGATGAAATTACTCTTGGGGAACCAACTTATTATGCATCTACTATGATAGATTCTTTTGATATAGGATGTGTTTTAGTTAAAACTAGAGAAGGAAGACCAATAAAAATTGAACCTAATCCTACATCTACTTATTTTAATACTGTTTCAGTTCGAATACAATCATCTTTATTATCACTTTATGATGAAGAAAGATTAAAATATCCATATATGAAAGGAAAAAGAAGTAATTGGAAATCAATAGATAATTATATTATTAATAATTTAAAACATTTAAAAAAAACAAAAAAAAAAATTATTTTTATTTCTCCATCCTTTCCTAGTATATCTACAAAAAAATTAATTAACGATTTTAAAAAAAATTATCCTAATACAATATGGATTATATATGATCCAATATCATATTCAAATGCATTAAATGCATCAAAAAAAATTTTTGGGGTTCGTTCTTTTCCTTTTTTTGATATAAAAAATATCAAATTAATAGTATCATTTGATGCAGATTTTTTAGGAGACTGGTATCCAGATAGTATGGTAAAAATTTATTCAAAAAATAGAAGTCCTAATAAAAATATGTTAAAACATATTCATATTGAAAGTAATATGTCTATATCTGGATCTAATGCGGACATACGAATATCAAAAAAACCATCTGAAATAAAAGAAATGTTATTTGATATTTATCAATATATTGTTTTAGAAAAAAAAACTATTAAAGATAAAAAAATATTAAGAATTGCTAATCTCATTAAAAAATTTGGAAATAATAGTGTAATATTTTCTGATGGAGATCAAGAATCATACGAATTATCTTTTTTGATAAATAAAAAATTAAATAGTAATGCTATAAAAAATAATAAATATTTTTTGTCAAAAGATAGTGATAATGATAAAATTAAATCCTTTATAAAAAATTCATACAAAGAAAATATTGGAGCATTATTTATTTATGATACTAATCCTATTTATAGTCTTCCATATCAGTTATCTGATCAATTCAAAAATTTAATAAAAAAAATACCTATGACTGTTTCATTTTCTATGAATAAAAATGAAACTAACAATTTAATGGATATAATTGCTCCTATTCCTCATTGGCTTGAATCTTGGGGAGATACTAATCCAGTATCTAATTATTATACTCTTATTCAACCCACTATAAAAAATATTTTTAATACAAGACAATTTCAAGATTCTTTAATTATTTGGGGAAAGATAAAAGTTAAAAATTACTATGAATATTTAAAAAATGAATGGGAAAATAATATTATACCAAAATCAAATTATTCTTCTTTTAACGAAGCTTTATTTTATGGATATTTAAATGTAAAAAATACGATAATAAATAAGAAAAATAATAATAAAAAATATATTATATATTATATTAAAAAAAATGAAAATAAAATAAATGATAATTTATTAGAACTTAGATTATATACTAAAATAGGTATAGGAGATGGATCACAATATAATAATCCATGGATACAAGAATTTCCTGATCCTATAACAAGAACTACTTGGGGTAATTATCTAACTATATCATATGATGATGCTGTAAAAAGAAATTTAAAAAATTGGTATAGAACAGATGGATCACTAAATGGAAACTGTATTAATTTAATAAAAAACAAAAAAATTTTAATTAAAAATATACCCATACTTATACAACCAGGACAAAGTAATGGTTCTATAGGTTTATCCTTTGGATATGGACAAAAAATAGGAAAATTAACAGATCTATGTCAAGGAATAAATTCGTATAAAATTTATGAAAATTTTAATTTAAATCAATATAATGTACAGATAGAAAAAACTGATAAACTTCATAAGTTTGCTTGTATACAATCACAAAATATTTCATTAGATAGAAATTTAATTAAGGAAATTAATTTAAACACATTTTTAAATTTTCCTAAAAATGTTTGGAATAAAAAAGAAAATAGTCAGTTTAAAGATAAATTTTTAGAAAATAAAAAAGAAGGACATCATTTTAATCTATCTATAGATTTAAACGCGTGTATAGGATGTGGAGCATGTGTAATCGCCTGTCATTCTGAAAATAATGTTCCAGTTGTTGGAAGAAATGAAATAGAAAAATCTAGAGATATGCATTGGATACGTATCGATAGATATTATTCTAATAATAATATTAATTATGATAATACTTCAAATAAAAATAAAATTTCTCATACTAATACTAAGGTATCTTTTCAACCTATAATGTGCCAACATTGTGAGTATGCCCCATGTGAAACAGTTTGTCCAGTAGGAGCTACTTCTCATAGTTTACAAGGACAAAACATGATGACTTATAATCGATGTGTAGGAACTAGATATTGTGCAAACAATTGTCCTTATAAAGTAAGGAGATTTAATTGGTTCAATTATACAAATAATCAAAAATTTGATTTTAATATGAATAATACGTTAGGAAAAATGGTTTTAAATCCAGATGTTGTTATAAGAAGTAGAGGTGTAATGGAAAAATGTTCTTTATGTATTCAAAAAACTCAATATGTTATTGGAAAAGCAAAAAAGGAAAAAAGAAAAATAAAAGACGAAGAATTTAAAACAGCATGTAGCATTGCTTGTCCTACTGATGCCATAACATTTGGAGATATTAATGATAAAAATAGTGAAATATTAAAAAAATTGAATAATTCAAGATCTTATAAACTTCTTGATTTTATAGGTGTCAATCCTAATGTTAATTATTTATTAAAAATAGTAAATGATGAGTAA
- the nrfD gene encoding NrfD/PsrC family molybdoenzyme membrane anchor subunit codes for MLDYKKYYTRKKLIKGNKTIKDITNDIINPIKKKAGKLWWISICISILAFLWGVICIIYTVTTGIGVWGLNRTINWAWDITNFVWWVGIGHAGTLISAVLLLFRQKWRLSINRSAEAMTIFAVIQAGLFPIIHMGRPWNAHWVLPIPNQFGSLWPNFNSPLLWDVFAISTYFSVSTVFWFIGLIPDFAMIRDKISNPFQKKIYTILSFGWNGSAKDWQRFEEVSLILAGLCTPLVFSVHTIVSFDFSTSVIKGWHSTIFPPYFVAGAIFSGFAMVQTLLGVARKVLSLESYITKDHIEYMNMIILFTGGIVLLAYITEYILAWYSSSPFEEFIYFSEKASRGPFWWAFWSLIFCNIIIPQFLWIKSVRRSFFWSYVIAIIINIGMWFERFDIIVLNLSHDYLPSSWTGFIPSFVDVGIFIGTIGLFFTLYLIYIRVFPVISQSELKTILKQNNDEKSLQ; via the coding sequence ATGTTGGATTATAAAAAATATTATACAAGAAAAAAATTAATTAAAGGAAATAAAACCATAAAAGATATAACTAATGATATTATAAATCCTATAAAAAAAAAGGCAGGAAAATTATGGTGGATTTCCATATGTATATCTATTTTAGCATTTTTATGGGGTGTTATATGTATTATATATACAGTAACTACTGGAATTGGGGTATGGGGATTAAATAGAACGATTAATTGGGCTTGGGATATTACCAATTTTGTATGGTGGGTAGGAATAGGACATGCTGGTACTTTAATATCGGCAGTTTTATTATTATTTCGTCAAAAATGGCGTTTATCTATTAATCGTTCAGCAGAAGCAATGACAATCTTTGCTGTAATACAAGCTGGATTATTTCCAATTATACATATGGGAAGACCGTGGAATGCACATTGGGTATTACCAATTCCGAATCAATTTGGATCTCTATGGCCTAATTTTAATTCTCCTTTGTTATGGGATGTTTTTGCTATAAGTACTTATTTTTCTGTATCCACTGTATTTTGGTTTATTGGATTAATTCCTGATTTTGCAATGATAAGGGACAAAATTTCTAATCCATTTCAAAAAAAAATATATACTATTCTTAGTTTTGGATGGAATGGAAGTGCTAAAGATTGGCAAAGATTTGAAGAAGTATCTCTAATATTAGCTGGTTTATGTACGCCATTAGTTTTTTCGGTACATACCATAGTTTCTTTTGATTTTTCTACTTCAGTAATTAAAGGATGGCATAGTACTATTTTTCCTCCTTATTTTGTAGCAGGAGCTATATTTTCTGGATTTGCAATGGTTCAAACATTGTTAGGAGTTGCTAGAAAAGTTCTTTCTTTAGAAAGTTATATTACTAAAGATCATATTGAATATATGAATATGATTATTTTATTTACAGGAGGTATTGTTTTATTAGCCTACATAACTGAATATATTTTGGCTTGGTACTCTAGTAGTCCTTTTGAAGAATTTATATATTTTTCTGAAAAAGCATCTAGGGGTCCTTTCTGGTGGGCATTTTGGTCTTTAATATTTTGTAATATTATTATTCCTCAATTTTTATGGATTAAATCAGTAAGAAGAAGTTTTTTTTGGTCTTATGTTATAGCAATCATTATAAATATAGGCATGTGGTTTGAAAGATTTGATATTATTGTTCTTAATTTAAGTCATGATTATTTACCATCTTCTTGGACTGGATTTATTCCGTCATTTGTAGATGTTGGGATTTTTATAGGAACTATTGGATTATTTTTTACTCTTTATTTAATTTACATTCGTGTTTTTCCAGTAATATCGCAATCAGAATTAAAAACAATTTTAAAACAAAATAATGATGAAAAATCGTTACAGTAA
- a CDS encoding DUF3341 domain-containing protein translates to MKNRYSNLNVLYDNENCLLNNIKILVKKNNCYISNVYSPYPIHGLNKLINLKNTNLSFLSFLYGLLGFFFSITLIWYIMIFDWPQNIGGKPSFSFIKNLPSFIPVIFELVIFFSAHLMCITYLFQCKLYPGCKATNPDIRTTDYIFLIKIRIKKIDKNNIKKLLLKNGAIEIN, encoded by the coding sequence ATGAAAAATCGTTACAGTAATTTAAATGTACTATATGATAACGAAAATTGTCTTTTAAATAACATTAAAATATTAGTAAAAAAAAATAATTGTTACATATCAAATGTATATTCTCCATATCCAATTCACGGATTAAATAAATTAATAAATTTAAAAAATACTAATTTATCTTTTTTATCTTTTTTATATGGATTGTTAGGATTTTTTTTTTCTATAACTTTGATATGGTATATCATGATTTTTGATTGGCCACAAAATATTGGTGGAAAACCTTCTTTCTCTTTTATAAAGAATTTACCATCGTTTATACCTGTCATATTTGAATTAGTTATTTTTTTTTCTGCACATTTAATGTGTATAACTTATTTATTTCAATGTAAATTATATCCAGGATGTAAAGCTACAAATCCAGATATAAGAACAACAGATTATATTTTTTTAATAAAAATTAGAATAAAAAAAATAGATAAAAATAATATAAAAAAACTTTTGTTAAAAAATGGAGCAATAGAAATCAATTAA
- a CDS encoding c-type cytochrome has translation MIKYIYYFSISSIIIILSFIFIFFNDEKKPKIVYMPDMYYSNAYEPYSDPDFIKSGKCKSINNNIFNYETSSLTPVKNTVSRKKFYDPTSYLISIKGQNFSKKIKTSPLINKNNMNEILKDGKRLYYINCSICHGEKGDGQGFLVKNEKILGIPDYKDRELTVGSVYYVITYGKNNMGSYSSQLNEIDRWKVSEYVMHLKK, from the coding sequence ATGATAAAATATATTTATTATTTTTCTATATCATCAATAATAATTATTTTGAGTTTTATTTTTATTTTTTTTAATGATGAAAAAAAACCAAAAATAGTATATATGCCTGATATGTATTATTCTAATGCATATGAACCATATTCTGATCCAGATTTTATTAAATCTGGTAAATGTAAAAGTATAAACAATAATATTTTTAATTATGAAACTTCCTCTCTTACTCCTGTAAAAAATACAGTTTCTAGAAAAAAATTTTATGATCCTACATCATACTTAATATCAATTAAAGGTCAAAATTTTTCAAAAAAAATAAAAACATCTCCATTGATAAATAAAAATAATATGAATGAAATTTTAAAAGATGGAAAAAGATTATATTATATAAACTGTTCTATCTGTCATGGAGAAAAAGGAGATGGTCAAGGATTTTTAGTAAAAAATGAAAAAATATTAGGAATACCTGATTACAAAGATAGAGAATTAACTGTTGGAAGTGTATATTATGTTATTACATATGGAAAAAATAATATGGGATCTTACTCATCTCAACTTAACGAAATAGATAGATGGAAAGTATCTGAATATGTTATGCATTTAAAAAAATAA
- a CDS encoding potassium channel family protein, producing the protein MKIIIIGLGNFGRALALSLTDNGHEVFGIDNKIEKVDSLKDHIANVICMDANNEEAYKMLPINQANLGIVAIGENEGSSIVTTAILKKNYKHLKIISRSLSKIHDTILNAMGIKNVVHPEQDAAFRLTRQLSFDYALDYFQVDNKHSIAEVFSPFSFSGKMVKNIKLIQKYSISIITIIRDKIKISSNKNNSTKNVIGLITGKTLLQDGDILTIFGSNKSIINFIKDNKDNRLVSL; encoded by the coding sequence ATGAAAATAATAATTATTGGATTAGGAAATTTTGGGAGAGCATTAGCTCTTAGCTTAACAGATAATGGACATGAAGTTTTTGGTATAGATAATAAAATAGAAAAAGTAGACTCATTAAAAGATCATATTGCTAACGTTATATGTATGGATGCTAATAATGAAGAAGCATATAAAATGTTACCTATCAATCAAGCTAATTTAGGTATTGTAGCAATAGGAGAAAATGAAGGATCGTCAATAGTTACAACTGCAATATTAAAAAAAAATTATAAACATCTTAAAATAATAAGTAGATCTTTATCAAAGATACATGATACAATATTAAATGCTATGGGAATTAAAAATGTTGTTCATCCAGAACAAGATGCGGCATTTAGATTAACTAGACAACTATCTTTTGATTATGCTTTAGATTATTTTCAAGTAGATAATAAACATTCTATTGCTGAAGTATTCTCTCCTTTTTCTTTCAGTGGAAAAATGGTTAAAAATATAAAATTAATACAAAAATATTCAATTTCTATAATTACTATAATTCGAGATAAAATAAAAATTTCATCTAATAAAAATAATTCCACTAAAAATGTAATAGGATTAATAACTGGTAAGACTTTATTGCAAGATGGAGATATTTTAACTATATTTGGATCAAATAAATCTATTATTAATTTTATTAAAGACAATAAAGATAATAGATTAGTTTCATTATAA
- a CDS encoding TrkH family potassium uptake protein — MIFKIFRNIIGISYPIIFFYIIFYLGWGESCFTNFFSEKFIILMISLINILHLFIFFDKKIEKDYKSMILLSFFILIIPIIFFIKNFIYNGINKEISSYIKIFSIISLIIYLVIRTTYIMKRIYVKIHNPIFIFIISFIFLSILGSILLMLPASTVKNISFIDALFTSTSAVCVTGLIVLDTSKDFTFLGKIILLTLIEIGGLGILTITSFFNFFFQNNLSFKEAIFASNFLNTKTTNNVLFFAVKVVLFTLIIELVGSFLIYLSINNDFHFNTKLKLNNDNPFFFSIFHSISSFCNSGFSTFNDGLHSEVIRFNYWFQLIISFLIILGGIGFNIVFNFFTFILLTLKKYINKIFYKKYIRNPVHIVTLNTKIVVFTTIFLLYFGTIFYYISEYNNSLLEHKSFFGKWIVSFFSSTSSRTAGFHVLDLKNLHSFTIIFTMLLMWIGASPSSTGGGIKTITFAIALLNIVSLSRKKHRLEIQKREISHKSIRLSFSIIMLSIIIIYICVLSIIFFDPYKNILSIFFEVVSAFSTTGLSLGITSSLSIGSKLVIILLMLLGRVGSINIMISLLKRNKINIHYYKYPKENVIIN; from the coding sequence ATGATTTTTAAAATATTTAGAAATATTATAGGAATTTCATATCCAATTATATTTTTTTATATAATTTTTTATCTAGGATGGGGTGAGTCTTGTTTTACAAACTTTTTTAGTGAAAAATTTATCATATTAATGATATCTTTAATTAATATATTACATTTATTTATTTTTTTTGATAAAAAAATTGAAAAAGATTATAAATCTATGATATTATTATCTTTTTTTATACTTATAATACCTATTATCTTTTTTATAAAAAATTTTATTTATAATGGTATAAATAAAGAAATATCATCATACATTAAAATATTTTCTATTATTAGTTTAATAATTTATCTTGTAATTCGTACTACATATATAATGAAAAGAATATATGTAAAAATACATAATCCCATTTTCATATTTATTATTAGTTTTATTTTTTTATCTATTTTAGGATCTATATTGTTAATGTTACCAGCATCCACAGTAAAAAATATATCATTCATTGATGCATTATTTACTTCTACTAGTGCTGTTTGTGTTACTGGATTAATTGTTTTAGATACATCTAAAGATTTTACTTTTTTAGGAAAAATAATTTTATTAACATTAATAGAAATAGGAGGGCTTGGTATATTAACAATAACTTCTTTTTTTAATTTTTTTTTCCAAAATAATTTATCATTTAAAGAAGCAATTTTTGCCAGCAATTTTCTAAATACAAAAACAACAAATAATGTTCTTTTTTTTGCTGTAAAAGTAGTTTTATTCACTCTAATAATAGAATTAGTAGGATCATTCTTGATTTATTTATCCATTAACAATGATTTTCATTTTAATACTAAATTAAAATTAAATAATGATAATCCATTTTTTTTCTCTATTTTTCATTCTATATCTTCTTTTTGTAATAGTGGTTTTTCTACTTTTAATGATGGATTACATTCAGAAGTAATTCGGTTTAATTATTGGTTTCAATTGATAATATCATTTTTAATAATTTTAGGAGGTATAGGTTTTAATATTGTATTCAATTTTTTTACATTTATTTTATTAACATTAAAAAAATATATAAATAAAATTTTTTATAAAAAATATATAAGAAATCCTGTACATATAGTTACATTAAATACAAAAATAGTTGTATTTACTACTATTTTTCTTTTATACTTTGGTACTATTTTTTATTATATTAGTGAATATAATAATTCACTATTAGAGCATAAATCATTTTTTGGAAAGTGGATAGTATCGTTTTTTTCTTCTACTTCTTCCAGGACAGCAGGATTTCATGTATTAGATCTAAAAAATCTACATTCTTTTACTATCATATTTACTATGCTATTGATGTGGATAGGTGCGTCTCCATCTTCTACTGGAGGAGGAATTAAAACTATTACTTTTGCAATAGCATTATTAAATATCGTTTCTTTATCTAGAAAAAAACATAGATTGGAAATACAAAAAAGAGAAATTTCTCACAAATCTATTCGTTTGTCTTTTTCTATTATAATGCTTTCCATAATAATTATTTATATATGTGTATTATCTATAATATTTTTTGATCCATATAAAAATATTTTATCTATTTTTTTTGAAGTAGTTTCAGCTTTTTCTACAACTGGTCTTTCTTTAGGTATAACATCTAGTTTATCTATTGGAAGTAAATTAGTAATAATCTTATTAATGCTATTAGGAAGGGTAGGGTCTATAAATATAATGATTAGTTTATTAAAAAGAAATAAAATTAATATTCATTATTATAAATATCCTAAAGAAAATGTTATCATTAATTAA
- the tsaB gene encoding tRNA (adenosine(37)-N6)-threonylcarbamoyltransferase complex dimerization subunit type 1 TsaB, whose translation MSLILNLDTSTNNCSVSISKNGKILSLVEETSQRYLHSEKLHKFIEYALKLSMVSLKDIKSICVNRGPGSYSSLRVGIAAAKGFCISLKIPLLSMDSLTILTQKILKKIKNKKNTLIIPMIYAKKNFFYTTLFDSYSNMLYPISIRKKINYLQITNHKIYIISNFNFYLKNSNKYIFIKDNISSYDMSYLSYNKFCKNKFHNINQFLPIYL comes from the coding sequence ATGTCTTTAATACTAAATTTAGATACTTCTACAAATAATTGTTCAGTTTCCATATCAAAAAATGGAAAGATCTTATCTCTTGTAGAAGAAACCTCTCAACGTTATTTACATTCAGAAAAACTACATAAATTTATAGAATACGCTCTAAAACTTTCAATGGTTAGTTTAAAAGATATTAAATCTATTTGTGTAAATAGAGGGCCTGGATCCTATTCTTCTTTAAGAGTAGGAATTGCGGCAGCAAAGGGATTTTGTATATCATTAAAAATACCATTATTATCTATGGATAGTTTAACTATTTTAACTCAAAAGATTTTAAAAAAAATAAAGAATAAAAAAAATACATTAATCATTCCTATGATATATGCAAAAAAAAATTTTTTTTATACTACATTATTTGATTCATATAGCAATATGCTTTATCCTATTTCTATTAGAAAAAAAATTAATTATCTTCAAATAACAAATCATAAAATATATATAATAAGTAATTTTAATTTTTATTTAAAAAATTCAAATAAATATATTTTTATTAAAGATAATATATCATCTTATGACATGTCATATTTATCTTACAATAAATTTTGTAAAAATAAATTTCATAATATTAATCAATTTTTACCTATATACCTATAA
- the nadE gene encoding NAD(+) synthase, producing MQVNNVINYIVFWLKNYIKNSKSNGFVVGISGGIDSSVTSFLVAKTNYPTLLLEIPLLKDNDLPRKHAKFMLKRFSNVSYIRKNLCDFFNFFCKTFDIYNNKINNNLALANAQSRIRMLILYYYANLNNYLVVGTGNKVEDFGIGFFTKYGDGGVDLQPIADLNKSDIQIIAKKLKILYEIRNSIPTDGLWKDERTDKEQIGLSYDDLELAMKIKDKKLKYFSKKEYSIIKKYQYLHNKNKHKIIPIPICHIPNYMK from the coding sequence ATGCAAGTAAATAATGTAATTAATTATATAGTTTTTTGGTTAAAAAATTATATAAAAAATTCAAAATCAAATGGATTTGTTGTTGGAATATCTGGTGGAATTGATTCTTCTGTAACATCTTTTTTAGTTGCAAAAACAAATTATCCTACATTATTATTAGAAATCCCATTATTAAAAGATAACGATCTTCCTAGAAAACATGCTAAATTTATGTTAAAAAGATTTTCAAATGTTAGTTATATAAGAAAAAATTTATGTGATTTTTTTAATTTTTTTTGTAAAACTTTTGATATTTATAATAATAAAATAAATAATAATTTAGCATTAGCAAATGCACAGTCTAGAATTCGTATGTTAATACTATATTATTATGCTAATTTAAATAATTATTTAGTTGTTGGTACTGGAAATAAAGTAGAAGATTTTGGAATTGGATTTTTTACAAAATATGGAGATGGGGGAGTAGATTTACAACCTATTGCAGATTTAAATAAAAGTGATATACAAATTATTGCTAAAAAATTAAAAATATTATATGAAATTAGAAATTCTATCCCAACGGATGGTTTATGGAAAGATGAACGTACTGATAAAGAACAAATAGGACTATCTTATGATGATTTAGAATTAGCTATGAAAATAAAAGATAAAAAATTAAAATATTTTTCTAAAAAAGAATATAGTATTATAAAAAAATATCAATATTTACATAATAAAAATAAACATAAAATTATTCCAATTCCTATTTGTCATATCCCAAATTATATGAAATAA
- the folE gene encoding GTP cyclohydrolase I FolE, translating to MNKIIKIEKHFFQIMKILGLDMNDNNLKQTPKRVAKMFVEEIFSGIHPENEPKISVFENKYKYKQMIIEKNITVYSTCEHHFLPIIGKAHVGYISNGKIIGLSKINRIVNFYSKRPQVQERLTVQIVDMLKKILSIRDVACIIEAKHLCVNSRGIKDIDSSTITTEFRGSFRDDYKIKSEFFHHIGFFSFKT from the coding sequence ATGAATAAAATAATAAAAATAGAAAAACATTTTTTTCAAATTATGAAAATACTTGGTTTAGATATGAATGATAATAATTTGAAACAAACGCCTAAACGTGTTGCTAAAATGTTTGTAGAAGAAATATTTAGTGGTATTCATCCTGAAAATGAACCTAAAATATCTGTTTTTGAAAATAAATACAAGTATAAACAAATGATTATTGAAAAAAACATTACAGTTTATTCTACTTGTGAACATCATTTTCTTCCTATCATTGGAAAAGCACATGTTGGATATATTTCTAATGGAAAAATAATAGGATTATCTAAAATAAATAGAATTGTAAATTTTTATTCAAAAAGACCTCAAGTTCAAGAACGATTAACTGTTCAGATTGTTGACATGTTAAAAAAAATTTTATCAATAAGAGATGTTGCTTGTATTATAGAGGCTAAACATTTATGTGTAAATTCTCGTGGAATAAAAGATATAGATAGTAGTACTATTACTACTGAATTTAGAGGATCATTTAGAGATGATTACAAAATCAAAAGTGAATTTTTTCATCATATTGGATTTTTTTCTTTTAAAACATGA